In bacterium, the following proteins share a genomic window:
- a CDS encoding DUF4837 family protein: MVRLALFHCTAGRRSGAGRRSLQVLRPALLLGMLLLLGASGCGMNDEKAILMAAGGYGDIAIALSDEALRPATERFLGAFNPEVTFVIQPESTYNVDVFGPDTWETARGYKNAVLLVRMGSGNAVEKQAKRLISSEAWKTMEASGGGIVQVPDPWSTYQLAVIVVGRDVNGISSILRNSTEKLRKIIDDSNRERILRRQRHDGLHTALMDRYWRDLGFWLEIPGDFGQNQFRPDGFPGLELMTTAPSRGITISWRETPEPTAFLADADVMVAIRSEMGQALHKEELVPESFVWSRDTIGDVACVKLEGAWNSTDFTGGGPFRCWFIPDRQRGRLYCVDLLVYAPGQEKMPHFRRLETVLSTFSLKGPKS; encoded by the coding sequence TTGGTTCGACTGGCACTCTTCCATTGCACGGCCGGCCGCCGCTCCGGCGCCGGCCGTCGCTCTTTACAGGTGCTGCGCCCTGCGCTGCTGCTCGGCATGCTGCTCCTGCTCGGCGCGAGCGGTTGCGGCATGAATGACGAGAAGGCCATCCTCATGGCAGCCGGCGGCTATGGCGACATCGCCATCGCCCTCTCGGACGAAGCGCTGCGACCCGCCACCGAACGATTCCTCGGCGCCTTCAACCCCGAGGTCACCTTCGTCATCCAGCCGGAATCGACGTACAACGTCGATGTCTTCGGACCCGATACCTGGGAAACCGCGCGCGGCTACAAGAATGCGGTGCTGCTGGTGCGGATGGGCAGCGGCAACGCCGTGGAGAAGCAGGCCAAGCGCCTGATTTCCAGCGAGGCGTGGAAGACGATGGAGGCCTCCGGGGGCGGCATCGTGCAGGTGCCCGACCCGTGGTCCACCTACCAGTTGGCAGTCATCGTGGTCGGGCGCGACGTCAATGGCATCAGCAGCATCCTGCGCAACAGCACCGAAAAGCTGCGCAAGATCATCGACGACAGCAATCGCGAACGCATCCTGCGCCGGCAGCGGCACGACGGTCTGCACACCGCGCTGATGGACCGCTACTGGCGCGATCTCGGATTCTGGCTCGAGATCCCGGGCGATTTCGGGCAGAACCAGTTCCGCCCCGACGGTTTCCCGGGGCTCGAACTGATGACCACCGCCCCGTCGCGCGGCATCACGATCAGCTGGCGCGAGACGCCCGAGCCGACGGCGTTCCTGGCCGACGCGGACGTGATGGTCGCGATCCGCTCGGAAATGGGGCAGGCCCTCCACAAGGAGGAACTGGTGCCCGAGTCTTTCGTCTGGAGCCGCGACACGATCGGCGACGTAGCCTGCGTGAAGCTCGAGGGCGCCTGGAACAGCACCGACTTCACCGGCGGCGGCCCGTTCCGCTGCTGGTTCATTCCCGATCGCCAGCGCGGCCGGCTGTACTGCGTGGACCTTCTGGTGTATGCGCCCGGGCAGGAAAAGATGCCGCATTTCCGCCGCCTCGAGACCGTGCTCAGCACGTTCTCCCTGAAAGGACCGAAGTCATGA
- a CDS encoding zf-HC2 domain-containing protein, producing the protein MRCSKARDYLSRDMDGLLPPDATAGLRDHVDKCRECQSFREDLVLGRRLMAASEPQLPDNFDWKLQLRLNQALQQRAGETAYPWQEESASRRNAWLPAFGAATSIGLAAVLAFAVFLGPERSSVPMVAAASGRPAPAVVSASALPAADNAATDAVAVAGRADRRSLFGAPRGSSLYGAGIQRNVSTGSRAIPTGTAIDRGWSGDRIEDLRKIQQLRVQNEQLASQLLRTQLELRRLKAQLDTTGGRSLDTGVNR; encoded by the coding sequence CCGCGACATGGACGGGTTGCTGCCCCCGGATGCCACCGCCGGCTTGCGTGATCACGTGGACAAGTGCCGCGAGTGCCAGTCGTTCCGCGAGGACCTGGTGCTCGGGCGGCGCCTGATGGCGGCCAGCGAGCCGCAATTGCCCGACAACTTCGACTGGAAACTCCAGCTGCGCCTGAACCAGGCCCTGCAGCAGCGGGCGGGTGAAACGGCGTACCCGTGGCAGGAGGAATCTGCTTCGCGACGCAACGCCTGGCTGCCCGCCTTCGGGGCGGCTACGTCCATCGGGCTGGCTGCGGTGCTGGCGTTTGCGGTCTTCCTGGGACCGGAGCGGTCATCGGTGCCGATGGTTGCGGCTGCGTCCGGCCGACCGGCGCCTGCCGTGGTCTCCGCTTCGGCGTTGCCGGCCGCGGACAATGCGGCTACGGATGCCGTCGCGGTCGCAGGGCGGGCCGACCGGCGTTCGTTGTTCGGTGCGCCTCGCGGGAGCAGCCTGTACGGCGCGGGTATCCAGCGCAACGTCTCCACCGGAAGCCGCGCGATCCCGACCGGTACGGCCATCGATCGTGGCTGGTCAGGCGACCGGATCGAGGATCTGCGCAAGATCCAGCAGCTGCGTGTGCAGAACGAACAGCTGGCGAGCCAGCTGCTCCGGACGCAGCTGGAACTGCGCCGCCTGAAGGCCCAGCTTGACACGACCGGGGGACGCAGCCTAGATACAGGCGTCAACCGCTGA